The following are from one region of the Tenacibaculum dicentrarchi genome:
- a CDS encoding HNH endonuclease signature motif containing protein: protein MIRNYRNELWKEIIFDNKISEKEKFKISNYGRIINCKTEEEFLVKEYFINGYQNLPLKQRVNGNTTSRYVHKLVAEAFLPRKEDDQYVIHLNYDKKDNRLENLKWATKREKEIHQFTNPEYVNKVHRYKPSTTKLTETKVMLIKRKLNDPNRRTRLKMIAKQFGISEMQLHRIKTGENWGYVNEG, encoded by the coding sequence ATGATACGAAACTACAGAAATGAATTGTGGAAAGAAATAATATTTGATAATAAAATCTCTGAAAAAGAAAAATTTAAAATATCTAATTACGGACGAATCATCAATTGTAAAACTGAAGAAGAGTTTTTAGTAAAAGAATATTTTATAAATGGTTACCAAAATTTACCATTAAAACAACGTGTTAATGGTAATACGACGAGTCGATATGTTCATAAATTAGTTGCTGAAGCTTTTTTACCTCGTAAAGAAGATGATCAATATGTAATTCATTTAAATTATGATAAAAAAGACAATAGACTTGAAAATCTTAAATGGGCTACAAAAAGAGAAAAAGAAATACATCAGTTTACAAACCCTGAATATGTAAATAAGGTTCATAGGTATAAACCAAGTACAACAAAACTTACAGAAACCAAAGTGATGTTGATTAAACGAAAATTAAACGACCCAAATAGAAGGACTCGTTTAAAAATGATTGCCAAACAATTTGGCATTTCAGAAATGCAATTACATAGAATAAAAACTGGAGAAAACTGGGGTTATGTAAATGAAGGTTAA
- a CDS encoding LysE family translocator — translation MSSEILISFAFATATLAISPGPDNVFVLTQSIVNGKKYGLATVLGLMTGCIIHTTLVAFGISELINQQENLFFSIKLLGAGYLLYLAYQVYKSDAKILLSTDNLIYTKKSTVKLFQKGFLMNVLNPKVTIFFLAFFPQFLFSKTLSTVIQFYILGGIFIAISFFIFSAIALLAGSLSLAIKKNAQIGVCLKWAQIIVFISISILILN, via the coding sequence ATGTCATCAGAAATATTAATTTCATTTGCCTTTGCAACAGCAACATTAGCAATTTCTCCAGGTCCTGACAATGTTTTTGTTTTAACACAAAGTATTGTTAATGGTAAAAAATATGGATTAGCTACTGTTTTAGGTTTAATGACAGGTTGTATTATTCACACAACTTTAGTTGCTTTTGGTATTTCTGAATTGATAAATCAACAAGAAAATTTATTTTTTAGCATTAAATTATTAGGAGCAGGGTATTTATTATATTTAGCATATCAAGTATATAAAAGTGATGCTAAAATTTTGTTATCAACGGATAATTTAATTTATACTAAAAAATCTACTGTTAAATTATTTCAAAAAGGCTTTTTAATGAATGTCTTAAACCCTAAAGTTACTATCTTTTTCTTAGCTTTTTTTCCACAATTTTTATTTTCTAAAACATTATCAACAGTTATACAGTTTTATATTTTAGGAGGTATATTTATTGCTATTTCATTTTTTATCTTTTCGGCAATAGCTCTTTTAGCAGGCTCACTTTCATTAGCGATTAAAAAAAATGCCCAAATAGGTGTCTGCCTAAAATGGGCACAAATAATTGTTTTTATTAGCATTTCAATACTAATACTTAATTAA
- a CDS encoding quinone-dependent dihydroorotate dehydrogenase, whose protein sequence is MYKQLIRPILFLFDPEKIHYFTFSVVKTVSKIPFVSSIFRSMYQVNDKKLERNLFGLTFKNPVGLAAGFDKNAVLYNELANFGFGFVEIGTVTPKGQAGNPKKRLFRLKDDQGIINRMGFNNEGLEVAIEQLKKNKGKIIIGGNIGKNTDTTPENYTEDYVTCFKGLHPYVDYFVLNVSCPNVGSHAKLDDVSYLKELITEVQVLNNKEVKQKPILLKIAPDLNNQQLDEIIELVAQTKIDGVIASNTSVNRGNLKASKERLTEIGNGGVSGQPVKDRSTKVIKYLADNSNKSFPIIGVGGIHSEKDALEKIDAGASLVQIYTGFIYQGPSLVKRINKAILAR, encoded by the coding sequence ATGTACAAACAATTAATTCGCCCAATTTTATTTCTTTTTGATCCTGAAAAAATTCATTACTTTACTTTTTCAGTTGTAAAAACAGTTTCTAAAATTCCTTTTGTTTCTTCAATATTTAGAAGTATGTATCAGGTAAATGATAAAAAATTAGAACGTAATTTATTCGGACTAACATTTAAAAACCCTGTTGGTTTGGCTGCTGGTTTCGATAAAAATGCGGTACTATATAATGAGTTGGCAAATTTTGGTTTCGGTTTTGTTGAAATAGGAACGGTAACTCCAAAGGGTCAGGCAGGAAACCCAAAGAAAAGATTGTTTCGTTTAAAAGACGATCAAGGAATTATTAACCGAATGGGATTTAATAATGAAGGCTTAGAAGTTGCAATTGAACAGTTAAAAAAGAATAAAGGTAAAATAATTATCGGTGGAAATATTGGAAAAAATACCGATACCACTCCCGAAAATTATACGGAAGATTATGTAACTTGTTTTAAAGGATTACATCCGTATGTAGATTATTTCGTTTTAAATGTAAGTTGTCCAAATGTTGGTAGTCACGCAAAATTAGACGATGTTTCTTATTTGAAAGAATTGATTACCGAAGTACAGGTTTTAAATAATAAAGAGGTAAAACAAAAACCGATTTTATTAAAAATTGCGCCTGATTTAAACAATCAGCAATTAGATGAAATTATAGAATTGGTTGCGCAAACAAAAATTGATGGCGTTATTGCATCGAACACTTCTGTAAATAGAGGTAATTTAAAAGCATCGAAAGAACGATTAACTGAAATCGGAAATGGTGGTGTAAGTGGTCAGCCGGTAAAAGATAGAAGTACCAAAGTAATAAAATATTTAGCGGATAATTCGAACAAATCGTTTCCTATAATTGGAGTTGGAGGTATTCATTCTGAAAAAGATGCCTTAGAAAAAATTGATGCAGGAGCATCTTTAGTTCAAATTTATACTGGATTTATTTACCAAGGACCTAGTTTGGTGAAAAGAATAAATAAAGCTATTTTAGCAAGATAA